A stretch of the Uranotaenia lowii strain MFRU-FL chromosome 3, ASM2978415v1, whole genome shotgun sequence genome encodes the following:
- the LOC129750858 gene encoding uncharacterized protein LOC129750858, with amino-acid sequence MSRPMKTVFPVLFLLALAAKQVQPLNCYFCSSEKSWSDCQSQVQEAECTSFLVNALHSQLLVLNPSLPVMEPSGNVGFKCTEHHMRVDGEQAFMRACTYASVDVCAGWNPLLEVRTCESCTTDLCNSAVSRLALPLAALLGLVFLVTKL; translated from the exons ATGTCTCGCCCGATGAAGACAGTTTTTCCGGTTCTGTTCCTGTTGGCCCTAGCGGCTAAACAAG TGCAACCTTTGAATTGTTACTTCTGCTCCTCGGAGAAAAGCTGGAGTGACTGCCAATCCCAAGTTCAAGAGGCGGAGTGCACTAGCTTTCTGGTGAACGCCCTACATTCCCAACTGCTGGTACTGAACCCCTCGCTGCCGGTGATGGAACCATCCGGAAATGTCGGCTTCAAATGTACCGAGCATCACATGAGGGTGGATGGCGAACAGGCGTTCATGCGCGCCTGCACCTACGCCTCAGTGGACGTCTGCGCAGGCTGGAATCCGCTGCTGGAGGTGAGAACCTGCGAATCCTGCACCACCGACTTGTGCAATTCGGCCGTCAGCCGCCTGGCTCTGCCCCTGGCAGCACTTCTCGGGTTGGTATTTCTCGTGACGAAGCTCTAG
- the LOC129757703 gene encoding uncharacterized protein LOC129757703: MFVRLPALRLLVVLYSLNLEFRSALAVLQCNACASQSDWSSCVNQSFLLECSPELVDATHKVLQQYNPSLGIIGSGSHIYDQFTCYSFGTEIGFPQNKLYSEGCTYRNINFCSGWNETFIQVLSCELNPPDDVVSSTTSTTSGSTSSNTDSPTSTTTTSTTSTPVDVTTTSYSTSSGPPPKSTSSGLSRGTIAGIAGIVAGFVGLLLLCALVRAGITRKGQRTQQLLLDWG, encoded by the coding sequence ATGTTTGTCAGACTCCCTGCCCTTCGTTTGCTAGTGGTGCTGTATTCACTTAACCTTGAATTTCGCTCGGCCCTAGCAGTTTTGCAGTGCAATGCCTGCGCTTCTCAGAGCGATTGGAGCAGCTGTGTCAATCAGTCATTTCTGTTGGAATGTTCCCCGGAGTTAGTCGATGCAACACACAAAGTGCTCCAACAGTACAACCCCAGCTTGGGCATTATAGGATCAGGATCACACATCTACGATCAATTTACGTGCTACAGTTTTGGAACAGAAATTGGCTTCCCACAGAACAAATTGTACTCCGAGGGATGTACGTATCGAAATATCAACTTTTGCTCAGGATGGAACGAAACGTTTATCCAGGTGTTGAGCTGTGAACTCAATCCACCGGATGATGTCGTGTCATCGACAACATCAACTACGTCAGGGTCCACAAGCTCCAACACGGATTCTCCGACGTCAACAACGACAACATCGACAACATCGACTCCTGTTGATGTGACTACAACCTCATATTCAACATCTTCGGGACCACCTCCAAAATCTACCAGTTCAGGGCTGTCCCGGGGAACGATCGCCGGAATAGCAGGAATCGTGGCCGGGTTTGTCGGACTGCTACTACTGTGTGCTCTTGTGCGAGCCGGAATCACAAGAAAGGGGCAGCGAACTCAACAACTGCTGTTGGATTGGGGATGA